atgagctTTAAACGGCCACATCAGCACTGAGATAGATGGCCAGATAAGAGGGTGTGTGCTTTAAAAGAGTGAGACGCTCCCTGCTGCAGAGTTCTCCACCTCACCCTCACAGCCATGGCATTCGACGGCTCCTGGAAAATTGATCGCAGCGACAACTATGACAAGTTCATGGAACAAATGGGTGAGTGATGTCACAAAACACTGATAATCTGCTGCagtcacatgttttttaaaaaaatagctggttcttacatttctttgtttagTCCTTGTGTAAATAACTTGACAAAAACCTGATTTAGCACTGAGCACAAGTGCAGCTCCACTGGTTCTGAGTCAACTTAATTTATGCAGCAAACTAATAATcatgcttttttatttgctgaaatgtttaatgtgtgCATTGCATTCATAATTTCAGTTATAGATTAATATCCCAACACCCAAAACAAATACTGGAGCTAATGGGTCTTTGTGGCACAATGACAAGCTTTGGCTTTTCTACCTCCTCACCctcaacaaatacacaaacctaGGAACTATACCTCTGTGCACATAAAGTGATGAAATCCTGACAAACTTCCTCTGATGCTTCACAATATATTGAACATAATTCATTTTGTTCCATCGACAGGCGTTAACTTGGTGAAGAGGAAGCTGGCCGCTCACGACAACCTCAAGATCAACATCCAACAGACCGGGGACAAGTTTCATGTCAAGGAGAGCAGCAATTTCCGCACCTTGGAGATAGACTTCACCTTGGGAGTGACATTCGAGTACAGCCTTGCAGATGGAACTGAACTATCAGTAAGTAAATCTGGTATCTAGTGTTTATTTGTTCACAGGATTACGTGAAAAACGAATCCACTGATTTCCGCCAACAcatggaggagagatggagcCTGGACCTGGGAAGCTTTCATGCAGATTacactttctgtaacattgcaacttgattttcaaatgttcaggacagtgtttaatgacaaataaatcaccTCGGCTATCAATCCAATTCTTTTCTTCTATAAGACCGAGACAACCATGTGTATTCGGGCCTTGACTGAGTGCCATTGTTTGAATACTGTCTTTCCTCTAAATACATTGCATATTGcatatttcacttttcactttgaCTTCGGACCTTAGAGCTGGAATAAAGGTTTCATTGCACTATATGTCCTGACTGAGCTTCATGTTTCACCCTGCAGGGCTCGTGGACCATGGAGGGGGACACGCTGAAGGGGATTTTCAACAGGAAGGACAACGGAAAACAGCTGACAACGACCAGGATTGTCCAAGGAGATGAACTCATACAGGTGGGATGAATCACGTATGCTGGGATAAGGTTTAGTTGGGATAAAGATTTCTTATTCCAGCTGTAACTCTGACTTACAAGATGCTGTAATATGCTTTATGTAGTATCTTGAATATAGAGAACATCAAATGAGGTAAACGTATAAATTATGAAATACATAACAACTGTACATGACGTCATTTTCTTCCCACAGAGCTACAACTACGAAGGTGTGGACGCAAAGAGGATTTTCAAGAGGGGTTAGAAGAGAAATCTTTGCCTTCACGGATACAATCAGTATTGTGTTGAATTACGAATTACTTTCTCCAACATGACATAAAATGCACTATACTTAATCTGCCTGTATAGAAAATGACAGTTTTGAATTACACCATATTTTGATACTTGCAGTA
This is a stretch of genomic DNA from Paralichthys olivaceus isolate ysfri-2021 chromosome 8, ASM2471397v2, whole genome shotgun sequence. It encodes these proteins:
- the fabp2 gene encoding fatty acid-binding protein, intestinal, with protein sequence MAFDGSWKIDRSDNYDKFMEQMGVNLVKRKLAAHDNLKINIQQTGDKFHVKESSNFRTLEIDFTLGVTFEYSLADGTELSGSWTMEGDTLKGIFNRKDNGKQLTTTRIVQGDELIQSYNYEGVDAKRIFKRG